One part of the uncultured Bacteroides sp. genome encodes these proteins:
- a CDS encoding RagB/SusD family nutrient uptake outer membrane protein, giving the protein MMKNRYLSLNKFLLCASVFTVLLTTNGCTGEFEKWNTNPNEATSDMMQRDNLLTGSFFVQMEKGVFIVGKDEGGTYQITENLAGDVFSGYMGACGLWLSNSNNCTYNLVSNWYNAAFNRAYTDIMQPWLSIKKAAEAKSPQTLAMATIIKVAGMSRITDMYGPIPYSNFGNGALKSGYDSQKDVYYAFFEDLDYAINTLTELYNGNNSATLMSDYDFIYSGKVEKWIKFANSLKLRLAMRLAYADPTKAQQEAESAVNHKVGIMTTTDDSAILHQTKDLTFINPLYEICYSFDDVRMGGTMDSYLNGYKDPRISTYFAKASDGTYRGIRNGITITSKATYSEGPFSKLNVISSSNICWMNDSESYFLRAEGVLRGWNMGGTVQEFYENGIKNSFTYCGVSGVDNYIADATNVPANYVDPQNGGNSGNALSSTTIKWDDSATFEKKLERIITQKWIAAYPNGQEAWSEFRRTGYPKVFPNKVNKSGGKIDTDKQVRRLPFPNTEYLNNATEVAKAVTLLNGEDNGGTKLWWDAK; this is encoded by the coding sequence ATGATGAAAAATAGATATTTATCATTAAATAAATTTTTGTTGTGTGCCTCTGTTTTTACAGTATTACTAACAACAAACGGTTGTACTGGTGAATTTGAGAAGTGGAACACTAATCCAAATGAAGCAACATCTGATATGATGCAGCGCGATAATTTACTTACCGGTTCATTCTTTGTACAGATGGAAAAGGGTGTATTTATTGTTGGTAAGGATGAAGGTGGTACATATCAGATTACAGAAAATCTGGCTGGCGATGTGTTCTCTGGTTATATGGGAGCTTGTGGCTTATGGCTGTCTAATTCTAATAATTGTACTTACAATTTGGTATCCAATTGGTATAATGCAGCATTCAACAGAGCTTATACTGATATAATGCAACCTTGGCTTTCTATAAAAAAAGCTGCAGAAGCAAAATCTCCTCAAACTTTGGCAATGGCTACTATAATTAAGGTGGCTGGGATGTCACGTATAACAGATATGTATGGTCCTATCCCTTATTCAAATTTTGGAAATGGAGCTTTAAAAAGTGGTTATGATAGTCAGAAAGATGTTTATTATGCCTTTTTTGAAGATTTGGATTATGCTATAAATACTCTTACTGAGTTATATAATGGGAATAATTCTGCAACTTTAATGTCGGACTATGACTTTATTTATAGTGGCAAAGTTGAGAAATGGATTAAGTTTGCAAATTCTTTAAAATTGAGATTGGCTATGCGTCTTGCCTATGCTGATCCAACTAAAGCTCAGCAAGAAGCTGAATCAGCAGTGAATCATAAAGTTGGGATTATGACTACTACTGATGATTCTGCAATTTTGCATCAAACAAAAGATCTGACATTTATCAACCCATTATATGAAATCTGTTATAGTTTTGATGATGTTCGTATGGGAGGTACAATGGATTCTTATCTTAATGGTTATAAAGATCCTCGTATTTCAACCTATTTTGCGAAAGCATCAGATGGAACATATCGTGGCATTCGTAACGGGATTACAATAACCTCTAAAGCAACTTATTCAGAAGGCCCTTTTTCAAAACTAAACGTAATCTCTAGCTCAAACATTTGTTGGATGAATGATTCTGAATCATATTTCTTAAGAGCTGAAGGTGTTTTAAGAGGATGGAATATGGGAGGTACTGTGCAAGAATTTTACGAAAATGGTATTAAGAACTCATTTACATACTGCGGTGTGTCAGGTGTAGATAATTACATTGCCGATGCAACTAATGTTCCTGCAAATTATGTGGATCCTCAAAATGGAGGAAACAGTGGAAATGCTTTAAGTTCTACAACCATAAAATGGGATGATTCTGCAACATTTGAGAAAAAACTAGAACGCATTATAACTCAAAAATGGATTGCTGCTTATCCTAATGGACAAGAAGCCTGGTCTGAGTTCCGTCGTACAGGGTATCCTAAGGTCTTTCCAAATAAAGTAAATAAGAGTGGAGGCAAAATTGATACAGATAAGCAGGTTCGTCGCTTACCATTCCCAAATACAGAGTATTTAAACAATGCCACAGAAGTAGCTAAAGCTGTTACATTGCTAAATGGTGAAGATAACGGTGGTACTAAATTGTGGTGGGATGCTAAATAA
- a CDS encoding glycoside hydrolase family 18, with protein sequence MKTNIFILLFVLVTGVFVGCEDQTTPETLNVQKPYTYSDLYYKNLRDYKESDHSIAFGWFADYTQHHSLAIRFMGLPDSLDICSLWGGIPSLKKNDPVTFYDSIAYKEMRFVRDVKGIKMVVPTIIRIANFPQFTKDSVGVNAFGDYLVNMVLDNDLDGADLDYEPEGDYLTGTPMSWLIKHMGEKLGPKSSNPDKLLIIDFYGQQPPQDTEPYVNYFVRQAYNASSDNYLSVPSGIPNRKYVVTENIGDNWQNGGVAYTQYSGNTLSIDGNRLYSLEGMARWVPKTGGRKGGFGAFYMHRDYNLDPPYKTMRKAIQAQNPAIY encoded by the coding sequence ATGAAAACAAATATATTTATTCTGCTATTCGTTCTGGTTACTGGTGTTTTTGTCGGCTGCGAAGATCAGACTACTCCTGAAACATTGAATGTTCAAAAACCATATACTTATAGTGACTTGTATTATAAGAATTTACGTGACTATAAAGAATCAGATCACTCTATAGCATTTGGTTGGTTCGCTGATTATACTCAACATCATTCGTTAGCTATTCGCTTTATGGGTCTGCCAGATAGCTTGGATATATGTAGCTTGTGGGGGGGGATTCCTTCCTTGAAGAAAAATGATCCAGTAACATTCTATGATTCTATAGCATATAAAGAGATGCGTTTTGTTCGTGATGTAAAAGGAATAAAAATGGTAGTTCCTACAATTATCCGTATTGCGAACTTTCCGCAGTTTACTAAGGATAGTGTAGGTGTAAATGCCTTCGGTGATTACTTGGTAAATATGGTTCTTGATAACGATCTTGACGGTGCTGACTTAGATTATGAACCAGAAGGCGATTATCTTACAGGTACACCTATGTCATGGTTAATCAAGCATATGGGCGAGAAACTTGGTCCAAAATCAAGTAATCCGGATAAGCTGTTAATTATTGACTTTTATGGCCAACAACCTCCTCAGGATACAGAACCTTATGTGAATTATTTCGTACGCCAAGCTTATAATGCTAGTAGCGATAACTACCTAAGTGTTCCAAGCGGAATTCCTAATCGAAAATATGTAGTAACTGAAAACATTGGTGACAACTGGCAGAATGGTGGTGTTGCTTATACACAATATAGTGGTAATACACTTAGTATTGATGGAAATCGTCTGTATTCATTAGAAGGCATGGCCCGTTGGGTTCCTAAAACAGGTGGTAGAAAAGGAGGCTTTGGCGCATTTTATATGCATCGTGACTATAACCTGGATCCTCCTTATAAGACTATGAGGAAAGCTATACAGGCGCAGAATCCTGCTATATATTAA
- a CDS encoding DUF1735 domain-containing protein: MKKLLKFKTLYIGLFIVAGTLLESCSSDETYDFPGDSKSRVYIAANGGVNVTTYQVLQTPVGAVGNVKLKIPIHCTQRMNSDAKITVALDNSLIDAFNTKNGTSYVQVAAGSVTIENSTVTIPADSLISKDSVTVSVPKEALPNLTESGGYLIPVVIRSAEGANSAVSINMSLTYMAVTISTDKDNIWDTATSSDIIGSLVSSRTSWSATLNLNGGTQYSMSGSADKMFDGIDSYSSRWYCYASKNPTITIDLGKEYNITGLYISPTSPARNSIFSLSKDGQTWSEQGKVTSSVNNIIFYSAVTARYIKWDLGTYYWSIYEFNIYAK, encoded by the coding sequence ATGAAAAAATTATTGAAATTCAAGACACTATATATTGGTTTGTTCATAGTGGCAGGAACATTGCTTGAATCTTGTAGCAGTGATGAAACCTATGACTTCCCAGGTGATAGCAAGAGTCGTGTTTATATTGCAGCTAATGGAGGTGTAAATGTAACAACCTATCAGGTTTTACAGACTCCTGTTGGAGCTGTAGGAAATGTAAAACTTAAAATTCCAATACATTGTACCCAAAGAATGAATAGTGATGCAAAGATTACTGTTGCGTTAGATAACTCATTAATAGATGCTTTTAATACAAAAAATGGGACGAGTTATGTTCAGGTTGCAGCTGGAAGCGTAACTATAGAAAATTCGACTGTTACTATTCCTGCTGATTCATTAATATCTAAAGACTCAGTAACAGTTTCTGTTCCTAAAGAGGCTTTGCCCAATTTAACAGAATCCGGAGGCTATCTGATACCTGTTGTTATAAGATCTGCAGAGGGCGCAAATTCAGCTGTTAGTATAAATATGAGTTTAACTTATATGGCAGTTACAATTTCAACTGATAAAGATAACATCTGGGATACTGCTACTTCTAGTGATATTATTGGTAGTTTGGTTTCCTCCAGAACTAGTTGGTCCGCAACATTAAATCTTAATGGTGGAACTCAATATTCAATGAGTGGAAGTGCTGATAAAATGTTTGATGGGATCGATTCATATAGTTCAAGATGGTACTGTTATGCAAGTAAGAATCCTACTATCACTATAGATTTAGGCAAAGAGTATAATATTACAGGTTTGTATATATCTCCTACATCTCCAGCTAGAAACTCTATATTCTCATTAAGTAAGGATGGGCAGACTTGGAGTGAACAAGGGAAAGTGACCTCATCTGTGAATAATATTATATTTTATTCTGCTGTAACAGCTCGTTATATAAAATGGGATTTGGGAACTTATTATTGGTCAATATATGAGTTTAATATTTATGCTAAATAA
- a CDS encoding DUF1735 and LamG domain-containing protein, whose amino-acid sequence MKIKILYTFLLVISLLFVGCQEATEFHDVIYITGTETQPTTKFTIDGPSSMGLTVTATDKVNSDTKVTLKVQPELLEAYNKANKRSYQVPPEGSYQLTDGDVTIKSGSYLSTQAELSIISTENFKEGVTYCIPVTITQTNGDMTVLEASRTDYIVINRVLTTKAVNLAGSTYFTIPTFATSPDVAALTALTMECKVYVNSFANYNPYISSVMGIEENFLLRFGDVSCDKSQLQMAGGKVGGKKYPMTTETHFSVGQWYHIAVVYNGNTLTLYINGKQETYATTSGGVINFNDTYMDGFHIGRSERGRYLNGYVSEARVWNKALTPNQLQENVCYVDPTSEGLVAYWRFNGEAKDNTVLDLTGHGHDAVASGTVSWIDGMKCPF is encoded by the coding sequence ATGAAAATAAAAATATTATATACATTCTTGTTGGTAATCTCCTTATTGTTTGTAGGATGTCAGGAAGCCACAGAATTTCATGATGTAATTTATATTACAGGAACAGAAACACAGCCAACCACAAAATTCACCATTGATGGTCCGTCTAGTATGGGATTGACAGTTACAGCTACTGATAAAGTAAATAGTGATACAAAAGTAACATTGAAAGTTCAGCCAGAATTATTAGAGGCCTATAATAAAGCCAATAAACGTTCTTATCAAGTTCCACCTGAGGGAAGTTATCAGTTGACTGACGGTGATGTTACAATAAAAAGTGGATCTTATTTATCAACCCAGGCAGAATTATCTATTATTTCTACTGAAAATTTTAAAGAGGGTGTGACATATTGTATTCCTGTTACTATAACTCAGACAAATGGAGATATGACAGTACTAGAGGCATCTCGTACTGACTATATTGTAATTAATCGAGTATTAACAACGAAGGCTGTTAATTTAGCTGGATCAACTTATTTTACAATTCCAACATTTGCTACATCACCAGATGTTGCCGCTCTTACAGCTTTGACTATGGAATGTAAAGTTTATGTAAATAGCTTTGCTAATTATAATCCTTATATCAGTTCTGTAATGGGAATTGAAGAGAACTTTTTGCTTCGTTTTGGCGATGTGAGTTGTGATAAGAGTCAATTGCAGATGGCTGGTGGTAAAGTTGGTGGAAAAAAATATCCGATGACTACTGAAACTCATTTTTCTGTTGGTCAATGGTATCATATCGCTGTTGTTTACAATGGAAATACACTGACATTGTATATAAATGGTAAGCAGGAAACTTATGCTACGACTAGTGGTGGCGTAATCAATTTTAATGATACTTATATGGATGGATTTCATATTGGCCGATCAGAAAGAGGACGCTATTTAAATGGTTATGTAAGTGAAGCGCGCGTTTGGAATAAGGCATTAACACCGAATCAGCTGCAAGAGAATGTTTGCTATGTTGATCCAACTTCTGAAGGCTTGGTAGCTTACTGGAGATTTAATGGTGAAGCTAAAGATAATACAGTTCTTGATTTAACTGGGCATGGACATGATGCAGTAGCATCAGGAACGGTCTCTTGGATAGATGGAATGAAATGTCCGTTTTAA
- a CDS encoding RNA polymerase sigma-70 factor — MEIFTFRENTKEREFKQLFETYYAPFCLYAKRYIKEDQLREDLVSDVFATLWSKWDDIELQKEATVSYIKTSVKNSCLNYLKHLNYELDYAEQCLKSAPQYATSPDCVYTLKELYQILNESLKNLPENYRTVFMKSFYEGKTHSEIANEMNISIKSVDRYKAKTMQELAKEFKDYLPLLLFLQQWNNFQQ, encoded by the coding sequence ATGGAAATCTTCACATTTAGAGAAAACACAAAAGAACGAGAATTTAAACAGTTATTTGAAACTTATTATGCTCCATTCTGTCTATATGCTAAACGCTACATAAAAGAAGATCAGCTACGTGAAGATCTGGTATCTGATGTATTTGCTACATTATGGAGCAAATGGGATGATATTGAATTACAGAAAGAAGCAACTGTATCATATATAAAAACGAGCGTAAAAAATAGCTGTTTAAATTATTTAAAGCATCTTAACTACGAATTAGATTATGCTGAACAATGTTTGAAAAGTGCACCTCAATATGCCACTTCCCCTGACTGCGTTTACACGCTGAAAGAATTATATCAAATACTAAACGAATCTTTAAAAAATCTTCCAGAGAACTATCGTACTGTATTTATGAAAAGTTTCTATGAAGGGAAAACTCATTCTGAAATTGCTAATGAAATGAATATCAGTATTAAATCTGTAGACCGATATAAAGCTAAAACAATGCAGGAATTGGCTAAAGAATTTAAAGATTATCTTCCATTACTACTCTTTTTGCAGCAATGGAATAATTTCCAACAATGA
- a CDS encoding ABC-F family ATP-binding cassette domain-containing protein, giving the protein MVSVEGLKVEFNAKALFDDVSYVINKKDRIGLTGKNGAGKSTMLKILAGLQTPTAGTVSAPKDVTIGYLPQVMILSDNYTVMEEAEQAFGHIKELQEDIQRMNQELADRTDYESESYHKLIDRFTHENERFLMMGGTNYQAEIERTLAGLGFSREDLSRPTSEFSGGWRMRIELAKLLLRKPDVLLLDEPTNHLDIESIQWLENFLATRCNAVVLVSHDRAFLDGVTTRTIEINCGKIYDYKVPYSRYVELRIERREQQMRAYENQQKQIQDTEDFIERFRYKATKAVQVQSRIKQLDKIVRLEIDDEDNSSLRLKFPPAARSGNYPIIAEDLKKAYGNHVVYHDVNLTINRGEKVALVGKNGEGKSTLVKCIIGETDYEGKLTIGHNVQIGYFAQNQAQMLDENLTVFDTIDYVATGDIRTKIRDILGAFMFGGEASDKKVKVLSGGERTRLAMIKLLLEPVNLLILDEPTNHLDLRTKDVLKDAIKDFDGTVIIVSHDREFLDGLVTKVYEFGGGVVKEHLGGIYDFLQKKKMDSLNDLQRKPELSASPTAQNNESETVSENKLSYEAQKELNKKLRKLEKQVSDCEKKIENLEDKISAVELKMATPEGASDMDLYAEHQKLKQDMDRVVEEWESASIELEEAKGE; this is encoded by the coding sequence ATGGTTTCAGTTGAAGGATTAAAAGTCGAGTTTAATGCTAAAGCACTTTTCGACGATGTTTCGTATGTTATAAATAAGAAAGACCGCATTGGACTGACTGGGAAAAATGGTGCAGGTAAATCTACCATGTTAAAGATTCTGGCCGGATTGCAGACTCCTACGGCTGGTACTGTTTCTGCGCCGAAAGACGTGACTATTGGTTATCTTCCCCAAGTGATGATTCTGAGTGATAATTACACGGTGATGGAAGAAGCCGAGCAGGCATTTGGACATATAAAAGAATTGCAGGAAGATATTCAGCGGATGAATCAGGAACTGGCTGACAGAACCGATTATGAGTCGGAAAGTTACCATAAACTGATTGACCGCTTTACTCATGAGAATGAACGTTTCCTGATGATGGGGGGTACTAATTATCAGGCTGAAATTGAACGTACACTTGCCGGATTAGGTTTTAGCCGGGAGGATTTGTCGCGTCCAACTTCGGAATTTAGCGGAGGATGGCGTATGCGTATTGAGCTAGCAAAGCTCTTGCTGAGAAAACCGGATGTCCTTTTACTTGATGAGCCTACTAACCACCTGGATATTGAAAGTATTCAGTGGTTAGAGAATTTTCTTGCTACTCGTTGCAATGCGGTGGTATTGGTATCTCACGACCGTGCTTTTCTGGATGGAGTAACTACCCGTACTATTGAGATTAATTGCGGAAAAATATATGATTATAAGGTTCCTTATTCACGTTATGTGGAACTTCGGATAGAACGAAGAGAGCAACAAATGCGTGCCTATGAGAATCAACAGAAACAGATTCAGGATACAGAAGATTTTATAGAACGTTTCCGCTATAAAGCTACAAAAGCTGTGCAGGTACAAAGCCGTATCAAACAATTAGACAAGATTGTTCGCCTTGAAATAGATGATGAAGATAACTCTTCGTTGAGGCTTAAATTTCCACCTGCTGCTCGTTCTGGTAACTATCCGATTATTGCTGAAGATTTGAAGAAAGCTTATGGTAATCATGTGGTTTATCATGATGTGAATCTCACAATTAATCGAGGTGAAAAAGTTGCTTTAGTTGGAAAGAACGGTGAAGGTAAATCTACCTTGGTTAAATGTATCATCGGAGAGACTGACTATGAAGGTAAACTAACCATTGGTCATAATGTACAGATTGGCTACTTTGCCCAGAACCAAGCTCAGATGCTTGACGAAAATCTTACTGTTTTTGATACTATTGATTATGTGGCAACTGGAGATATTCGTACTAAAATTCGTGATATTCTGGGTGCTTTCATGTTTGGTGGTGAGGCATCCGACAAAAAGGTTAAGGTTCTCTCCGGAGGTGAACGTACTCGTCTGGCTATGATTAAGCTATTGCTCGAACCTGTTAATCTGCTCATTCTCGATGAGCCTACCAATCACCTTGACTTACGAACAAAAGATGTGCTTAAGGATGCTATCAAGGATTTTGATGGAACGGTTATTATTGTTTCTCACGACCGTGAATTTCTCGATGGCCTTGTAACAAAGGTTTATGAGTTTGGTGGCGGGGTAGTCAAGGAACATTTGGGCGGCATTTATGATTTCCTTCAAAAGAAAAAGATGGATAGTCTAAATGATTTGCAGCGCAAGCCTGAATTATCAGCTTCTCCTACTGCTCAGAATAATGAATCAGAAACTGTATCAGAGAATAAACTTTCTTATGAAGCACAGAAAGAACTTAATAAGAAACTGCGTAAGCTGGAAAAACAAGTCTCTGATTGCGAAAAGAAAATAGAAAATCTGGAAGATAAAATCTCAGCTGTTGAACTTAAAATGGCTACTCCTGAGGGAGCTTCAGATATGGATCTTTATGCTGAACATCAAAAACTGAAGCAGGATATGGACCGTGTTGTAGAAGAGTGGGAATCTGCTTCAATAGAACTTGAAGAGGCTAAAGGTGAATAA
- a CDS encoding M13 family metallopeptidase, with protein sequence MKLKNYLPLVAFCVMSTGWNSEMNAQLAPGVDFNNLDKNALPGTSFYQYACGGWMEKNPLTGEYSRFGSFDKLAENNREQLKGLIEGLASTKNQSGTVAQKIGDLYNIAMDSAKLNKEGAAPIKPYLKKIASIKGKSAIYPLIAEMRKMGLDPFFTVYVSADDMNSSMNMIHTYQSGISMGEREYYLDNDDKTKNIRDKYKLHVAKMFRLAGFDKASADKAMASVMLIETRLAKAARTKVELRDPHANYNKISVVELKKQYPSFGWDVFFTNFGLKGLKEINIGQPASIKEAVTIINSLPLKDQIAYLQWKLIDASASFLSDDMYAQNFDFYSKTINGVKEMKPRWKRAVAVVDGSLGEAVGQMYTEKYFPAAAKERMVTLVKNLQASLGQRIQNLAWMSDVTKVKAQEKLAAFTVKIGYPDKWRDYSSLQIKNDSYWENAQRANRFEHDYMISKANKPVDKSEWYMTPQTVNAYYNPTTNEICFPAGILQYPFFDMNADDAFNYGAIGVVIGHEMTHGFDDQGRQYDKEGNLKDWWTAEDAKNFEARAAVMANFFDNIEVAPGVHANGKFTLGENIADHGGLQVAYNAFKNATKNAPLQTIDGFTPEQRFFLSYAGVWANNIRPEAILSRTKSDPHSLGKWRVDGALPQIGAWYDAFNITAKDAMYLPVEKRVSIW encoded by the coding sequence ATGAAATTAAAGAATTATTTGCCGTTGGTTGCATTTTGTGTAATGAGTACAGGCTGGAATAGTGAAATGAATGCACAGTTAGCTCCAGGAGTTGACTTTAATAATCTCGATAAGAATGCTTTACCGGGAACTAGCTTTTATCAATACGCATGTGGCGGATGGATGGAAAAGAATCCGCTTACAGGAGAATATTCACGTTTCGGCTCTTTTGATAAGTTGGCCGAAAATAATCGTGAACAGTTAAAAGGGCTTATTGAGGGACTTGCTTCTACAAAGAATCAGTCTGGTACAGTTGCACAAAAAATTGGTGATCTTTATAATATTGCCATGGACAGTGCTAAACTTAACAAAGAAGGTGCTGCTCCTATAAAGCCTTATTTGAAGAAAATTGCTTCTATAAAAGGTAAATCTGCTATCTATCCATTAATTGCTGAAATGCGCAAGATGGGTCTTGATCCATTCTTTACTGTTTATGTAAGCGCTGATGATATGAACAGCTCAATGAATATGATTCATACTTACCAAAGCGGTATTAGTATGGGTGAACGTGAATATTACCTGGACAACGATGACAAGACAAAAAATATTCGGGATAAGTATAAATTGCATGTTGCTAAGATGTTCCGTTTGGCCGGATTCGATAAAGCTTCTGCAGATAAGGCTATGGCATCTGTTATGCTGATTGAAACCCGATTGGCAAAAGCTGCTCGTACAAAGGTTGAATTGAGAGATCCTCATGCTAATTACAACAAAATATCAGTTGTTGAACTTAAAAAACAATATCCTTCTTTTGGATGGGATGTATTCTTTACTAATTTTGGTCTGAAAGGTCTGAAAGAAATCAATATTGGTCAGCCGGCATCAATAAAAGAAGCTGTGACTATTATTAATTCTTTGCCATTGAAAGATCAGATTGCTTATTTGCAATGGAAACTGATTGATGCATCAGCTTCTTTCCTTAGCGATGATATGTATGCTCAAAACTTTGATTTTTACAGCAAGACTATAAATGGTGTTAAGGAGATGAAACCTCGTTGGAAACGTGCTGTAGCAGTTGTTGATGGCTCGTTGGGAGAGGCTGTTGGACAAATGTATACCGAAAAATATTTCCCTGCTGCTGCTAAGGAAAGAATGGTAACCTTGGTTAAAAACCTTCAGGCATCGTTAGGACAACGTATACAGAATTTAGCTTGGATGAGCGATGTAACTAAGGTTAAAGCTCAGGAAAAACTGGCAGCTTTCACTGTAAAGATTGGATATCCTGATAAATGGAGAGACTATTCTTCACTGCAGATTAAGAATGATTCATACTGGGAAAATGCACAACGTGCAAACCGCTTTGAACATGATTATATGATTAGTAAAGCTAATAAACCAGTAGATAAGAGTGAGTGGTATATGACTCCTCAGACTGTGAATGCTTACTATAATCCTACAACAAACGAAATTTGTTTCCCTGCCGGAATTCTACAATATCCTTTCTTCGATATGAATGCTGATGATGCATTTAACTATGGAGCTATTGGCGTGGTTATCGGACATGAAATGACTCACGGATTTGATGATCAGGGAAGACAATATGATAAAGAAGGAAACCTGAAAGACTGGTGGACCGCAGAAGATGCAAAGAACTTTGAAGCTCGTGCTGCTGTAATGGCAAACTTCTTCGACAACATTGAAGTTGCTCCTGGAGTACATGCAAATGGTAAGTTTACTCTTGGAGAGAATATCGCCGATCATGGTGGATTACAGGTTGCTTATAATGCATTTAAAAATGCAACAAAAAATGCTCCTCTTCAAACGATAGATGGCTTCACTCCAGAACAACGTTTCTTCTTGTCTTATGCAGGTGTATGGGCAAACAATATTCGTCCGGAAGCAATTTTAAGCCGTACGAAATCAGATCCTCACTCATTGGGTAAATGGCGTGTTGATGGAGCACTTCCTCAAATCGGTGCATGGTATGATGCTTTCAATATTACAGCGAAAGATGCAATGTATCTTCCTGTTGAAAAGAGAGTGTCTATTTGGTAG
- a CDS encoding DUF6769 family protein, producing MKKRKYFGIFLLMVSMLVLIVPVLPHHHHYDDDICFHHDDDTSTSAHHQSNPDCDGYCITNLHFSVQHYINTVAQPLYSHDIALFTRTILNSLLPPRLEILDRFYYYIEFLHSADISRVVSLRAPPAL from the coding sequence ATGAAAAAGAGGAAATATTTCGGTATATTTTTATTGATGGTCAGCATGCTTGTGTTGATTGTACCGGTATTGCCCCATCATCACCATTATGATGACGATATTTGTTTCCATCACGATGATGATACTTCAACATCTGCCCACCATCAATCAAATCCGGATTGTGACGGCTATTGTATTACTAATCTTCATTTTTCTGTTCAACATTATATTAATACGGTTGCACAGCCTCTTTATTCCCATGATATTGCATTGTTTACAAGGACAATTCTAAATTCATTGCTTCCTCCCAGACTGGAAATTCTTGATCGTTTTTATTATTATATAGAGTTTCTCCATAGTGCGGATATCTCCCGTGTCGTAAGCCTTCGTGCACCTCCTGCTCTTTAA